The segment CCCCTCGAAGGTGGTGACACCGTACCCCCGCTTGCGGAGCACCCTGGCGACGAGCTCTCCCTTGACTGTGAAGATGCGCAGCAGCACGTGACCGAAGGCGAGTCGTCTCTCCAGCAGAATGCCGACGACGTTGCCGGTCGAGAATCCGAGAGCGTAGAAGAGACCGAGCACGGGACGCTCGGCCACGTCGCCGACGATCGTCGTGATGACGGCCAGCCACATGCTGATCTCGATGAACCCCAGGATGAACGCCGCACGCGTCCTTCCCTGCACCGTGCTGATGGTACGCAGGGTCCCCAGACTGACGTCGATGACCCTCGCCGCGAAGATGATGATGCCCGTGATGATCGTGGCGGCCGTGAACATGAAGCACCCTCCCGTGCTTGCGGTCGGTGAACACCGAGCATCGCGGGCGCCGCGCGGAAAGTCAACCATGCGGCCCCAGGTCACCTTTGAGACTCCTTGACATCGTTCGACCCCGAACCTATTCTGAGGTCGGTAGCGAATGACAGGGATGTCTCACCCGAACGGAGGGTAGCCGAATGAAGAAGGTGCTCGGGGTTGTTCTGGTGGTTGCGATGATCGCCGCACTTGCAGGATGTGCGTCGATGAGCAACCGGGACAAGGGCGTGCTGGCCGGCGCCGGTGCGGGAGCCGCCGTCGGAGGCGCGATCGGCAGCCACAACGACAACACGGCGCTCGGCGCCATCCTCGGAGCGGTCGTCGGCGGCGCGGCGGGGGGCGTGATCGGCAACTACATGGACGACCAGGCGGAGGAGATGCGAGAGGACCTCGACGGCGCAACGGTCACGCGCGTCGGGGAGGGAATCAAGATCACCTTCGACTCAGGGATCCTCTTCGATGTGGACAGCGCGGCGCTCCGGCCGGTCGCAGAGGAGAACCTCACTGAGCTGGCGGGGATCTTCCAGAAGTACGAGGACACGAACATCCTGCTCGAGGGACATACCGACTCCGACGGCCCGGACCAGTACAACCTGGACCTCTCCGAGAGGCGTGCCCGCTCGGTAGCGAACTACCTGGCGCAGCACGGCGTCGACATGCGCAGGATGTCCGTCACGTGGTACGGCGAGACACAGCCGGTCGCCGACAACAGCACCGTCGACGGCAAGCAGCAGAACCGGCGCGTCGAGGTCGCCGTCATGGCGAACGAGGAGCTGAAGGACGCGGCAAGGGCCAAGGCCCAGGAGGGCTAGCGACCGCGTTCCGACGCCGCTTCACCGGAGCGCTCAACGACGAAACGAGGGCCCGCCGACCGGCGGGCCCTCGTCTCGTCTCAGCACGTGCGGCACGGCGCTCCTGGCTTATCGCGTCTCCCAGCGGATCCGCTCGAGTCGCTCCCTCAGCTGCCCGGCCGTGCGGAACTTCCTGGCGATCAGCGTTCGCTTGAGGCCACAGCATATGTCCCGGACCTCCTGCGGCTGCTTCGCGTAGTGGCGTCGTCCACCCAGGGCGTCGTAGAACACGCGGATGAGATCGAAGACGTCCTCCTGGATGTTCTCGTGCTTCGGCGGGTCCCACTGGTAGACGTCGACGAGCTTGACGTCGAACCCCAGCCCGCGACGGTTGATGATGATGTTGTCGACGTGAAGGTCCCCGTGGTAGTCGCGCATGCGGTGGATACACTCGATGCCGGTTGCGAGACAGTGCAGGAGATGGAGAGCCTCGAAGGCCTGGAGCCGCCGACCGGGCTGACGCTTGAGGAACTCGCTCAGGAGCTCGCCCTCGACGAACTCGGACACGAGGAACGTCAGGCTGTATCCGTCCCGGACGAGGGTCTCCTGAGTGTGGTACTGGATCACGATCGGGCAGTGTCTGAGGCGGTGG is part of the Candidatus Effluviviaceae Genus V sp. genome and harbors:
- a CDS encoding OmpA family protein, producing MKKVLGVVLVVAMIAALAGCASMSNRDKGVLAGAGAGAAVGGAIGSHNDNTALGAILGAVVGGAAGGVIGNYMDDQAEEMREDLDGATVTRVGEGIKITFDSGILFDVDSAALRPVAEENLTELAGIFQKYEDTNILLEGHTDSDGPDQYNLDLSERRARSVANYLAQHGVDMRRMSVTWYGETQPVADNSTVDGKQQNRRVEVAVMANEELKDAARAKAQEG
- a CDS encoding protein kinase, which encodes MATSRKKGPPEEIIRFAPGDRLAGKYEVVGSLGSGWEGQVYLVKELATGIERAAKFFLPRRNPGNRTLVYHAKKLHRLRHCPIVIQYHTQETLVRDGYSLTFLVSEFVEGELLSEFLKRQPGRRLQAFEALHLLHCLATGIECIHRMRDYHGDLHVDNIIINRRGLGFDVKLVDVYQWDPPKHENIQEDVFDLIRVFYDALGGRRHYAKQPQEVRDICCGLKRTLIARKFRTAGQLRERLERIRWETR